In Candidatus Defluviibacterium haderslevense, the following are encoded in one genomic region:
- a CDS encoding glutamate--tRNA ligase, whose amino-acid sequence MTKVRVRFAPSPTGPLHIGGIRTALYNYLFAKQQNGRFILRIEDTDQARFVPGAEEYIIESLKWVGLNPDEGQGIGGDYQPYRQSERQDIYHKHALDLIQKGFAYYAFDTPEEIEAMKAKFISEGVSVPKYDFNTRSIMRNSLTLDKLQADELLNSGVPYVIRLKVPNDEVVEITDKIRGHVRFATEELDDKILIKSDGLPTYHMANVVDDRLMKITHVIRGEEWLSSTAHHVLLYRYFGWESEMPEFAHLPLILKPNGHGKLSKRDGAQFGFPVFPLDWIQGEDDVFSGFREAGFLPEALLNFLAFLGWNPGTEKELYSLEELIQDFSIEHIVKSGARFDYEKAKWFNQQHIQRTSDNDLQHEVIRIFKANHIDLTNEQALQIVSLYKERIVLLTDFYHQGLYLVHDNLNYNADFKEKKWKSEWTTSYQNLVQILGGLEFWNQEVLEPIIKQFMTDYQYKMGDVLPTLRVMLSGIPTGPDIYKMLISLGREQVILRIQNGITSLNSN is encoded by the coding sequence ATGACTAAAGTAAGAGTAAGATTTGCACCAAGCCCTACGGGTCCATTGCATATCGGAGGAATTAGAACAGCTTTGTATAATTATCTGTTTGCTAAGCAGCAAAATGGGCGTTTTATTTTAAGAATCGAAGATACCGATCAAGCTCGATTTGTACCCGGAGCCGAAGAATATATTATAGAATCATTAAAATGGGTCGGTTTAAATCCTGATGAAGGACAGGGGATAGGAGGTGATTATCAACCTTATCGACAATCTGAAAGGCAAGATATTTATCATAAGCATGCCTTGGATCTCATCCAAAAAGGTTTTGCTTATTATGCTTTTGATACGCCCGAAGAGATTGAAGCTATGAAAGCAAAGTTCATTTCAGAAGGAGTGTCCGTTCCAAAATATGATTTCAACACCAGATCTATTATGCGAAATAGTTTAACTCTGGATAAACTTCAAGCTGATGAACTGTTAAACTCCGGTGTGCCCTATGTAATCCGACTTAAGGTCCCAAATGATGAAGTAGTAGAAATAACCGACAAAATCAGAGGACATGTGCGATTTGCCACTGAAGAATTGGATGATAAAATTTTGATTAAATCTGATGGATTGCCTACATACCATATGGCAAATGTGGTAGATGATCGATTGATGAAAATAACACATGTCATTAGAGGAGAAGAATGGCTATCGAGCACGGCTCATCATGTATTATTGTACCGATATTTTGGTTGGGAATCAGAAATGCCCGAATTCGCTCATTTACCTTTGATTCTTAAACCTAATGGTCATGGAAAATTATCCAAAAGAGATGGAGCACAGTTTGGATTTCCAGTGTTTCCATTGGATTGGATTCAAGGGGAGGATGATGTTTTTTCCGGTTTTAGGGAAGCCGGTTTTTTACCTGAAGCTTTGCTTAATTTTTTAGCTTTTCTGGGATGGAACCCCGGAACGGAAAAAGAACTTTATTCACTAGAAGAATTAATTCAAGATTTCTCAATAGAGCATATCGTTAAATCGGGTGCCCGATTCGATTATGAAAAAGCCAAATGGTTTAATCAACAACACATTCAGCGCACTTCCGATAATGATTTACAACACGAAGTGATCAGAATATTCAAAGCCAATCATATTGATTTAACTAATGAACAAGCCTTGCAAATTGTATCGTTATACAAAGAACGTATTGTATTATTGACAGATTTTTATCACCAAGGCCTTTATTTGGTGCACGATAATTTGAATTATAATGCTGATTTTAAAGAAAAAAAATGGAAATCAGAGTGGACCACTTCTTATCAAAATTTAGTTCAAATATTAGGAGGTTTGGAATTTTGGAACCAAGAAGTTTTAGAACCAATAATTAAACAATTTATGACAGATTATCAATATAAAATGGGAGATGTCTTGCCAACATTAAGGGTCATGTTATCAGGAATTCCTACGGGGCCGGATATTTATAAAATGCTTATTTCTTTAGGAAGAGAACAAGTTATTCTTAGAATTCAAAATGGGATAACATCATTAAATAGCAATTAA
- a CDS encoding polysaccharide deacetylase family protein encodes MYLSYTPRFLQQLLPNMVWRTDAANKELFLTFDDGPIPEITEWILETLKAYKAKATFFCVGQNIERHQTIFEQIKAEGHAVGSHTYNHLSGWATENVDYILNVRKAAKLAGTNLFRPPYGRLKPSQTRFLKHHYRIIMWDVLSGDFDPSISAEQCFQNVIRNTINGSIIVFHDSLKSQEKVMYTLPKVLEHYTNLGYSFNSLDQFNRIPATQLA; translated from the coding sequence ATGTATCTTAGTTACACTCCTAGATTTCTACAACAATTACTGCCGAACATGGTTTGGCGAACGGATGCAGCAAATAAAGAGCTTTTTCTAACCTTCGATGACGGCCCTATTCCTGAAATAACAGAGTGGATATTAGAAACTTTAAAGGCTTATAAGGCCAAAGCCACCTTTTTTTGTGTTGGTCAAAATATCGAACGACACCAAACCATATTTGAACAGATCAAGGCTGAAGGCCATGCCGTAGGAAGTCATACGTATAATCACCTGTCCGGATGGGCTACAGAAAATGTGGATTACATATTGAATGTTCGTAAAGCTGCCAAATTAGCCGGAACGAATCTTTTCCGTCCACCCTATGGCAGATTAAAACCCTCTCAAACCCGATTTTTAAAGCATCATTACAGAATTATCATGTGGGATGTGCTCAGTGGTGATTTTGATCCCTCCATATCTGCAGAGCAATGCTTTCAAAATGTAATAAGAAATACCATTAATGGTTCGATCATCGTGTTTCATGATAGCCTTAAATCTCAAGAAAAGGTGATGTACACCCTTCCAAAAGTCCTTGAACATTACACCAATTTGGGATATTCCTTTAATTCTTTGGACCAGTTTAATAGGATTCCAGCTACCCAATTGGCCTAA
- a CDS encoding T9SS type A sorting domain-containing protein, translating into MSFNKPVDSQNVKVSPVKKFVRFVTGAMICDINGELKTYSNGCFINNSNYEVMENGDDINSGINRNETCDADFYPAGEQSAVYIPNPFDSLSYYIIHASTVVQFSPLKYWVDALRYSIIDMRFNNGLGKVIEKNKVIINDSTTLADIGAVKHRNNHDWWIIVKKYFYGSYDKFLLTDKGITFINNQQIGDTSNRYEDGGGVVHIFSPNDGSKMVRYHPYDDGFYLYDFDRNTGNLSNFQRIPVIDSLLSDGGACFSPSGRFLYIGTYWDLYQYDLNTSDIKSSEMHIAHYDGYRTKGKFPAMIGKMQWGPDCKIYVNCHSSMDALHVIHKPDEKGKACDFRQHDLKLPQTHTGTIPNFPNYRLGVAPVCDPELTVSIHEVPILPEFLVYPNPARNNITLSFRESLLHKANLRIMNTAGQVMESTNIPSGSYEYSMNTTSWVSGIYFYTISLWDGSLATGKFVIE; encoded by the coding sequence ATGAGCTTTAATAAGCCAGTAGATTCTCAGAATGTTAAAGTTAGTCCGGTTAAAAAATTCGTACGCTTTGTAACTGGCGCAATGATATGTGATATTAATGGGGAATTGAAAACATATTCTAATGGTTGCTTTATTAATAATTCAAATTATGAAGTAATGGAAAATGGAGATGACATTAATTCCGGAATAAATAGAAATGAAACATGTGATGCAGATTTTTATCCTGCTGGAGAACAAAGTGCAGTATACATTCCTAATCCTTTTGATTCATTAAGCTACTATATAATTCATGCATCTACTGTGGTACAATTTTCACCACTAAAATATTGGGTTGATGCATTGAGATATTCAATTATAGATATGAGGTTTAATAATGGCTTAGGTAAGGTAATTGAAAAAAATAAAGTCATCATTAATGACAGTACAACTTTAGCGGACATAGGAGCTGTTAAACATAGAAACAACCATGATTGGTGGATCATTGTAAAAAAATATTTTTATGGATCCTATGATAAGTTTTTATTAACTGATAAGGGTATTACATTTATTAACAATCAACAAATTGGTGATACTTCAAATCGATATGAAGATGGGGGAGGGGTAGTCCATATTTTCTCGCCCAATGATGGCTCAAAAATGGTTCGATATCATCCTTATGATGATGGATTTTATCTTTATGATTTTGATAGAAATACAGGAAATTTAAGTAATTTTCAAAGAATTCCAGTTATTGATAGTTTATTATCCGACGGTGGTGCTTGCTTTTCTCCATCAGGTCGATTCCTGTATATAGGAACTTATTGGGATTTATATCAATATGATCTCAACACCTCAGATATAAAGAGCAGTGAAATGCATATAGCCCATTATGACGGATATCGAACCAAAGGAAAATTCCCAGCAATGATTGGAAAAATGCAATGGGGGCCAGATTGTAAGATTTATGTTAATTGTCATAGCAGTATGGACGCACTTCATGTGATTCATAAACCAGATGAAAAGGGAAAGGCTTGTGACTTTAGACAGCATGATCTAAAACTTCCTCAAACTCACACTGGCACCATACCCAATTTTCCAAACTATCGTTTAGGGGTAGCTCCTGTTTGTGATCCAGAGCTAACTGTATCCATTCATGAAGTTCCTATACTTCCAGAATTTTTGGTTTATCCTAATCCTGCTAGAAATAATATAACACTGAGCTTCCGAGAATCGCTTTTACATAAAGCTAATTTAAGAATAATGAATACTGCAGGTCAGGTGATGGAATCAACAAACATTCCATCTGGTAGCTATGAATACTCAATGAATACTACCAGCTGGGTTAGTGGAATTTATTTTTATACCATTTCTTTGTGGGATGGATCCTTGGCTACAGGTAAATTTGTAATAGAATAA
- the bamA gene encoding outer membrane protein assembly factor BamA, whose protein sequence is MYKYYFFIIYLVFSTTQILKAQRFFDGVKKNYEIGGIVVKGNAFSDEKAIIGISGLRVGQKISIPGSEISGAIKSIYKQRLFSNVEIVLAKEIGDVAMLEILVQEKPRYSKHTLKGVKKSAHDELNELVNSQLIKNSIVTEDVKENIIFRITDYYVDKGYLDARVNIHEFKDDKKDNAVRLVIDINKGKRVKISNITFEGNEHVRSMKLRKKMKETKRLWQVFSKSKFIEDEYEMDKNKIVSYYNTKGYRDAQILSDSIWRTKNGRLRIHLNIEEGKRYYYRNIFIKGNSLYSEDQIRNVLAIQRGDIYNQELLQKRLSFNQDGRDVSSLYMDEGYLFFRADPVEVGIEKDSVDIELRIVEGAQATIDRVKIIGNDRTNEHVVRREIRTKPGQKFSRSDVIRSQRAIMALGYFNPETMGMNTPVNPKRGTVDIEYSVEERPSDQLELSAGWSAYGLIGTLGVVFNNFSTRNFFKKDSWSPLPQGDGQKLSLRAQTNGKYYQSYNFSFTEPWLGGKKPNSFTLAGVYSLINQELSGAGKVSILRFSGGLGSQLTKPDDNFISSTALNLERIRLTDYYGFRTDNETVSNGDFYNISLKQTIARTTVSDPLFPRSGSRISLSGQFTLPYSLFRKNWDPATLSSQDKFRWVEYHKWRFDGEWYFNLINKLVFSFNAKMGLIGYYNKKLGVPPFERVQVGGDGLNNQSFTITGRDIISLRGYEVAAVKARNPEEYRAGVDRGDATIFNKFTAELRYPLSLNPSASIYVLGFLQGANGWYSFKEYNPFDLKRSVGVGARVFLPMFGLLGFDYGFGIDQPWLKEQNAGWKSYGKFSLILGFEPE, encoded by the coding sequence ATGTATAAATATTACTTTTTTATCATTTATTTGGTGTTCTCAACCACCCAAATTTTAAAAGCCCAGCGTTTTTTTGATGGTGTTAAAAAAAATTATGAAATAGGCGGCATTGTTGTAAAAGGTAACGCATTTAGTGATGAAAAAGCCATTATCGGTATATCAGGTCTTCGAGTAGGTCAGAAAATAAGTATTCCAGGCTCAGAGATTTCTGGCGCCATCAAATCCATCTACAAGCAACGCCTTTTTTCAAATGTTGAAATTGTTCTAGCCAAAGAAATTGGGGATGTCGCTATGTTGGAGATCCTGGTGCAAGAGAAACCCAGATATTCTAAACACACTTTAAAAGGGGTAAAGAAAAGTGCCCATGATGAACTGAATGAATTAGTCAATAGTCAATTGATTAAAAATAGTATCGTTACCGAAGATGTCAAGGAAAATATTATATTTCGTATAACAGATTATTATGTAGACAAAGGATATTTGGATGCAAGAGTAAATATTCACGAATTTAAAGATGATAAAAAAGATAATGCTGTTAGGTTAGTTATAGATATTAATAAAGGCAAAAGAGTAAAAATCAGCAATATTACTTTTGAAGGAAATGAACATGTCAGATCCATGAAACTTCGAAAGAAAATGAAAGAAACAAAACGCTTATGGCAAGTTTTTTCTAAGTCGAAATTCATCGAAGATGAATATGAAATGGATAAAAATAAAATTGTAAGTTATTACAATACCAAAGGATACCGTGATGCACAGATACTTTCAGATTCTATATGGAGAACAAAGAACGGTCGATTAAGAATTCATTTAAATATTGAAGAAGGTAAGCGTTACTATTATCGAAATATTTTTATTAAAGGAAATTCATTGTATTCTGAAGATCAGATTCGAAATGTTTTAGCCATCCAAAGAGGAGATATTTATAATCAGGAGTTGCTTCAAAAGAGACTTAGTTTCAATCAGGATGGACGTGATGTGAGTAGTTTATATATGGATGAAGGATATTTGTTTTTTAGAGCAGATCCAGTAGAAGTTGGCATCGAAAAAGATTCCGTGGATATCGAGTTACGTATAGTTGAAGGAGCGCAGGCAACCATAGATCGCGTAAAAATAATTGGTAATGATCGTACCAACGAACATGTGGTCCGTCGTGAAATTCGTACAAAGCCGGGCCAAAAATTTAGTCGAAGTGATGTGATCAGATCTCAAAGAGCTATTATGGCTTTGGGTTATTTTAATCCTGAGACTATGGGTATGAATACACCGGTTAATCCAAAACGCGGTACTGTTGATATTGAATATTCTGTAGAAGAAAGACCTTCAGATCAATTGGAATTATCTGCCGGATGGAGTGCATACGGATTAATTGGAACACTTGGTGTAGTGTTTAATAATTTTTCTACCCGTAATTTTTTCAAAAAAGATAGTTGGAGTCCATTGCCCCAAGGAGATGGTCAGAAACTTTCTTTACGTGCCCAAACCAATGGAAAATATTACCAATCCTATAATTTCTCATTTACTGAACCTTGGTTGGGTGGAAAGAAACCCAATTCATTTACTTTGGCAGGCGTTTATTCCCTCATTAATCAGGAATTGAGTGGGGCTGGGAAGGTCAGCATACTCCGTTTTTCTGGTGGACTGGGATCTCAACTGACTAAGCCTGATGATAACTTTATCAGCAGTACAGCACTAAATTTGGAGCGAATTCGTCTTACAGATTATTATGGTTTTAGAACAGATAATGAAACGGTGTCCAATGGTGATTTTTATAATATTTCATTAAAACAAACTATTGCCCGAACTACAGTGTCTGATCCATTATTTCCACGATCAGGATCACGTATAAGTTTATCCGGACAGTTTACCTTACCTTATTCACTTTTTAGAAAAAATTGGGATCCTGCAACGCTTAGTTCACAAGATAAATTTCGGTGGGTTGAATACCACAAATGGCGTTTTGATGGCGAATGGTATTTTAATTTGATCAACAAGTTGGTCTTTTCGTTCAATGCCAAAATGGGACTCATAGGGTATTACAACAAAAAACTTGGTGTGCCTCCATTTGAGCGCGTTCAAGTGGGTGGTGACGGATTGAATAATCAATCCTTTACCATAACAGGTCGTGATATTATTTCTCTAAGAGGTTATGAGGTTGCTGCTGTTAAGGCAAGAAATCCTGAGGAATATAGAGCTGGTGTTGATCGGGGAGATGCTACCATATTTAATAAATTCACTGCAGAATTAAGATATCCGCTATCCTTGAATCCGAGTGCTTCCATTTATGTGTTGGGATTTCTTCAAGGCGCCAATGGTTGGTATAGTTTTAAAGAATATAACCCATTTGATTTAAAGAGATCAGTAGGTGTCGGCGCCAGAGTGTTCTTACCTATGTTTGGATTATTGGGCTTTGATTATGGTTTTGGTATTGATCAACCATGGTTGAAGGAACAAAATGCCGGTTGGAAAAGCTATGGTAAATTTAGTTTGATCTTAGGTTTTGAACCTGAATAG
- a CDS encoding transketolase, which translates to MKSITELNNIASQVRRDIVRQTWLAKSGHPGASLGCADLMTALYFGILEKKHPFNMEGSDEDLFFLSNGHISPVFYSVLARSGYFDIHELSSFRKLNSRLQGHPTTHEHIPGVRIASGSLGQGLSVAVGAGLGKKMNGDTKLVYVLTGDGELQEGQNWEAIMSAAHYKLDNLIAIVDWNGQQIDGTNDKVMSLGDLRGKWTTFGWEVIEMEGNQMNSVVEQLHLAKEHTSKGKPIVILMKTIMGFGVDFMMGTHKWHGVAPNDEQTVQALNQLPETLGDFNI; encoded by the coding sequence ATGAAATCCATTACAGAACTCAATAACATCGCTTCACAAGTCAGAAGGGATATCGTACGTCAGACCTGGCTTGCGAAAAGTGGTCACCCCGGTGCATCTCTAGGTTGTGCAGATCTTATGACTGCATTATATTTTGGTATTTTGGAAAAAAAACATCCATTTAACATGGAAGGATCCGATGAGGATTTATTTTTTCTTTCTAACGGTCATATTTCACCGGTTTTTTATAGTGTTTTAGCTCGATCAGGATATTTTGATATTCATGAATTAAGTAGTTTTAGAAAACTTAATTCAAGATTGCAAGGTCATCCCACGACTCACGAACATATTCCAGGAGTTAGGATTGCGTCTGGCTCTCTTGGTCAAGGACTTAGCGTGGCTGTTGGTGCGGGTTTGGGTAAAAAAATGAATGGTGATACCAAATTAGTCTATGTACTAACCGGAGATGGAGAACTTCAGGAAGGCCAAAATTGGGAAGCCATAATGAGCGCAGCCCATTATAAATTAGACAATCTCATTGCCATTGTAGATTGGAATGGTCAACAGATTGATGGTACTAACGACAAAGTTATGTCCTTGGGTGATTTACGAGGTAAATGGACAACTTTTGGTTGGGAAGTTATTGAAATGGAAGGCAATCAAATGAATTCTGTTGTGGAGCAATTACATCTGGCCAAAGAGCATACCAGTAAAGGCAAACCCATTGTTATCTTAATGAAAACCATTATGGGTTTTGGGGTAGATTTTATGATGGGAACTCATAAATGGCATGGTGTAGCACCTAATGACGAACAAACCGTTCAGGCTTTAAATCAATTACCAGAAACACTAGGAGATTTTAATATATGA
- a CDS encoding transketolase family protein — MSNWDIFQSKGSKATRNGFGDGLIEAGKTNPNVVALCADLAGSLKMDLFEKEFPHRYIQVGIAEANMIGIAAGLAITGKIPYTGTFANFSTGRVYDQIRQSVAYSDKNVKICASHAGLTLGEDGATHQILEDIGLMKMLPGMTVINPADYAQTKAAAIAIADYQGPVYLRFGRPDWPVFLENQEFVIGKVLHLKQGKDVSIFATGHMVWQALEAVRILEKEGIDCELINIHTIKPLDEEAILNSVKKTNRVVTCEEHQRHGGLGDSIAQLLVRNHPCPQEYIAVNDSFGESGKPLELLDKYGLSVNDVVNGVRAVLLR, encoded by the coding sequence ATGAGCAATTGGGATATTTTTCAAAGTAAAGGAAGTAAAGCTACTCGAAATGGATTTGGAGACGGCTTGATTGAAGCAGGAAAAACAAATCCTAATGTCGTTGCGCTTTGTGCGGATCTGGCGGGTTCATTAAAAATGGACCTGTTTGAAAAGGAATTTCCACATAGATACATTCAGGTCGGTATTGCAGAAGCTAATATGATAGGGATTGCTGCAGGTCTGGCTATAACCGGCAAAATACCCTATACAGGTACTTTTGCAAATTTTTCTACGGGTAGAGTTTATGATCAAATTCGCCAATCTGTAGCCTATTCAGATAAGAATGTTAAAATATGTGCGTCACACGCTGGTTTAACTTTAGGTGAAGACGGTGCTACACATCAAATTCTGGAAGACATCGGCCTGATGAAAATGTTACCAGGAATGACTGTAATTAATCCGGCTGATTATGCCCAAACTAAAGCCGCAGCGATTGCTATTGCGGATTACCAAGGACCAGTTTATCTTAGATTTGGAAGACCCGATTGGCCGGTATTCCTGGAGAATCAAGAATTTGTCATTGGAAAAGTCCTACATTTAAAACAAGGAAAAGATGTTTCTATTTTTGCTACAGGACACATGGTTTGGCAAGCATTAGAAGCTGTAAGAATCCTTGAAAAGGAAGGCATAGACTGCGAACTCATTAACATTCACACCATCAAACCATTAGATGAAGAAGCCATCCTTAATTCCGTAAAAAAGACGAACAGAGTGGTAACTTGTGAAGAACACCAACGTCATGGAGGTTTGGGCGATAGTATAGCACAACTTTTAGTTAGAAATCATCCATGCCCCCAAGAATATATTGCGGTAAATGATAGCTTTGGTGAAAGTGGAAAACCTTTAGAACTTTTAGATAAATACGGTCTAAGTGTAAATGATGTTGTGAATGGTGTGCGCGCTGTTTTATTAAGGTAA
- a CDS encoding cystathionine gamma-synthase: MKFGTKVIHSGIEPDQTTGAIMTPIFQTSTYVQDGPGNHKGYEYARTQNPTRTVLQNNLAALENGTDAICFSSGLAAMDGIIKLLKSGDHVLASNDMYGGSFRLLDKIFKPFGIETNLIPMQDLSIIESNISSETKLIWIETPTNPLLNIVDIKAVCELVKGKNILVCVDNTFASPYLQNPLDLGADLVLHSATKYLGGHSDVIHGAVITKNKALAERLFFIQNASGAVPGPQDCFLILRGIKTLHIRMDRACENAAKIANFLINHPRVNRVLYPGFTSHPGHLIAKKQMRNFGGMVSFDLKDTTIEAAFSVLSKTKLFSCAESLGGVESLIGHPASMTHASLPKEERLKSGLTDSLMRLSVGIEDVDDLIADLEQALK, from the coding sequence ATGAAATTTGGAACAAAAGTTATACACTCAGGAATAGAACCAGATCAAACAACTGGAGCAATAATGACACCAATATTCCAAACCTCTACATATGTTCAGGATGGTCCGGGAAATCACAAGGGCTATGAATATGCACGGACACAAAATCCAACCCGAACCGTACTTCAAAACAATCTGGCAGCCTTGGAGAATGGAACAGACGCTATTTGTTTTAGTAGTGGATTAGCTGCTATGGATGGCATCATCAAATTACTTAAATCTGGAGACCATGTTTTAGCTAGTAATGATATGTATGGTGGTTCGTTCAGACTTTTGGATAAAATTTTTAAACCATTTGGAATTGAAACTAACCTGATCCCAATGCAGGATTTATCCATTATAGAATCCAATATTTCTTCAGAAACTAAATTGATATGGATTGAAACTCCAACAAATCCACTTTTAAATATTGTTGATATCAAAGCTGTATGTGAGTTAGTAAAAGGAAAAAATATTTTGGTATGTGTTGATAATACCTTTGCATCTCCCTATTTGCAAAATCCTTTGGACTTAGGCGCTGATCTGGTTCTCCATTCAGCTACTAAATATTTGGGAGGTCACTCTGACGTAATTCATGGTGCTGTAATCACAAAAAATAAAGCACTTGCAGAGCGTTTGTTTTTTATTCAAAATGCAAGTGGAGCTGTACCCGGTCCCCAAGATTGTTTCCTAATTCTGCGTGGCATCAAAACACTACATATTCGGATGGATAGGGCTTGTGAAAATGCAGCTAAAATTGCCAATTTCTTAATCAATCACCCCAGAGTCAATCGAGTATTATATCCAGGATTTACTTCGCACCCAGGACATCTTATTGCTAAAAAACAAATGCGAAATTTTGGAGGAATGGTATCTTTTGATTTAAAAGATACTACAATTGAAGCCGCTTTTAGTGTTCTATCAAAAACAAAATTGTTTTCCTGTGCTGAATCATTAGGAGGTGTTGAATCATTAATTGGTCACCCTGCTTCAATGACGCACGCCTCTCTACCTAAGGAAGAACGATTAAAAAGTGGATTGACAGACTCGTTAATGCGACTTAGTGTTGGCATTGAAGACGTTGACGATCTAATCGCCGACCTCGAACAGGCACTCAAATAA
- the radC gene encoding DNA repair protein RadC translates to MNNNTTKENQSIKSWAKDDRPREKLLLKGKDSLSNSELLAILLRSGSRDESALSLAKRILESCNNNLFELSKIGMDHFKKFKGVGKVKAITILAALEIGKRRQQSEALHRPTIQGSRDAYEMVKYNLEELQHEESWAMFLNRRNAILGIEKMSAGGISGTIMDMRMIYKRAIEHQASGIILVHNHPSGNLKPSSADMDITSKAKSAGTALDIQLLDHLIISEHGYYSFADEGVL, encoded by the coding sequence ATGAATAATAACACCACTAAAGAAAACCAAAGCATCAAATCATGGGCAAAAGACGATAGACCAAGAGAAAAACTACTACTAAAAGGCAAGGATTCATTGAGTAATTCAGAACTGTTGGCAATATTACTTCGTTCTGGTAGCAGAGATGAAAGTGCCTTGTCATTAGCTAAGCGGATTCTTGAATCATGCAACAATAATTTGTTTGAATTAAGCAAAATTGGCATGGACCATTTTAAAAAATTTAAAGGCGTAGGAAAGGTCAAAGCAATTACAATTTTGGCTGCTCTGGAAATCGGAAAAAGGAGACAACAATCAGAAGCTCTTCACAGACCTACGATTCAAGGTAGTCGAGATGCTTATGAAATGGTTAAATACAATCTTGAAGAATTACAACACGAAGAAAGTTGGGCTATGTTTTTGAATCGTCGAAATGCCATCCTAGGAATTGAAAAAATGAGTGCCGGTGGGATATCAGGAACCATTATGGATATGAGAATGATTTATAAAAGAGCCATAGAGCATCAAGCGTCGGGAATTATTTTAGTTCATAACCACCCTTCTGGTAATCTAAAACCAAGTTCTGCAGATATGGATATTACATCAAAAGCAAAAAGTGCTGGTACAGCATTAGATATTCAATTATTAGATCACTTAATTATTTCAGAACATGGGTATTATAGTTTTGCTGATGAAGGTGTTTTGTAA